One part of the Streptomyces ferrugineus genome encodes these proteins:
- a CDS encoding xanthine dehydrogenase family protein molybdopterin-binding subunit gives MPTNGAPTKITQGSQTKGGIGESTLRPDGTLKVTGEFAYSSDMWHEDMLWGQILRSTVAHAEIVSIDTSEALAMAGVYAVMTYDDLPTDVKNYGLEIQDTPVLANGRVRHHGEPVAIVAADHPETARRAAAKIKVDYRELPVITDEASATAPDAILIHENRDDHHSGHVPHPNIVHRQPIFRGDAAEAAKRADVIVKGEYTFGMQDQAFLGPESGLAVPDEDGGVHLYIATQWLHSDLRQIAPVLGLPESKVRMTLSGVGGAFGGREDLSMQIHACLLALRTGKPVKIVYNRFESFFGHVHRHPAKLYYEHGATRDGKLTHVKCRIVLDGGAYASASPAVVGNASSLSIGPYVVDDVDIEAIALYTNNPPCGAMRGFGAVQACFAYEAQMDKVAKQLGMDPVEFRRRNAMEQGTIMPTGQPVDSPAPVAELLRRVKAMPMPPERQWESSEGSDVRQLPGGLSNTTHGEGVVRGVGYAVGIKNVGFSEGFDDYSTAKVRMEVIGGEPVATVHTAMAEVGQGGVTVHAQIARTELGVTQVTIHPADTQVGSAGSTSASRQTYVTGGAVKNSCELVREKVLEIGRRKFGSYHPAWATAELLLEGGKVVTDGGEVLADLVDVLEDESVEVEAEWRHRPTEAFDLRTGQGFGHVQYSFAAHRAVVEVDTELGLVKVIELACAQDVGKALNPLSVLGQIQGGTLQGMGIAVMEEIVVDPKTAKVRNPSFTDYLLPTILDTPIIPVDVLELADDHAPYGLRGVGEAPTLSSTPAVLAAIRNATGLELNRTPVRPEHLTGTQPSGG, from the coding sequence ATGCCCACCAACGGCGCTCCCACCAAGATCACCCAGGGGTCCCAGACCAAGGGCGGCATCGGCGAGTCCACGCTCCGCCCGGACGGCACCCTCAAGGTCACCGGCGAGTTCGCGTACTCGTCCGACATGTGGCACGAGGACATGCTCTGGGGGCAGATCCTCCGATCCACCGTCGCACACGCCGAGATCGTGTCCATCGACACGAGCGAGGCGCTCGCCATGGCGGGCGTGTACGCCGTCATGACGTACGACGACCTGCCGACCGACGTGAAGAACTACGGCCTGGAGATCCAGGACACCCCCGTCCTGGCCAACGGCAGGGTCCGGCACCACGGTGAGCCGGTCGCCATCGTCGCCGCCGACCACCCGGAGACCGCCCGCCGCGCCGCCGCGAAGATCAAGGTCGACTACCGCGAACTGCCCGTCATCACCGACGAGGCCTCAGCGACCGCCCCCGACGCGATCCTCATCCACGAGAACCGCGACGACCACCACTCCGGCCACGTCCCGCACCCGAACATCGTGCACCGCCAGCCGATCTTCCGCGGCGACGCCGCCGAGGCGGCGAAGCGGGCCGACGTCATCGTCAAGGGCGAGTACACCTTCGGCATGCAGGACCAGGCCTTCCTCGGCCCGGAGTCCGGCCTCGCCGTGCCCGACGAGGACGGCGGTGTCCACCTCTACATCGCCACCCAGTGGCTGCACTCCGACCTGCGCCAGATCGCGCCCGTCCTCGGCCTGCCCGAGAGCAAGGTCCGCATGACGCTGTCCGGCGTCGGCGGCGCCTTCGGCGGCCGCGAGGACCTGTCGATGCAGATCCACGCCTGTCTGCTGGCGCTGCGCACGGGCAAGCCGGTCAAGATCGTCTACAACCGCTTCGAGTCCTTCTTCGGACACGTCCACCGCCACCCCGCCAAGCTGTACTACGAGCACGGGGCCACGCGCGACGGCAAGCTCACCCACGTCAAGTGCCGGATCGTGCTGGACGGCGGCGCGTACGCCTCCGCCTCCCCGGCCGTCGTCGGCAACGCCTCCTCGCTGTCGATCGGCCCGTACGTGGTCGACGACGTCGACATCGAGGCCATCGCCCTCTACACCAACAACCCGCCCTGCGGCGCCATGCGCGGCTTCGGCGCGGTCCAGGCGTGCTTCGCCTACGAGGCGCAGATGGACAAGGTGGCGAAGCAACTCGGCATGGACCCGGTGGAGTTCCGCCGGCGCAACGCCATGGAGCAGGGGACCATCATGCCGACCGGGCAGCCGGTCGACTCCCCGGCCCCGGTCGCCGAACTCCTGCGCCGCGTCAAGGCGATGCCGATGCCGCCGGAGCGCCAGTGGGAGTCCAGCGAGGGGTCGGACGTACGGCAGCTGCCGGGCGGTCTGTCCAACACCACGCACGGCGAGGGCGTCGTCCGCGGGGTCGGCTACGCGGTCGGCATCAAGAACGTCGGCTTCTCCGAGGGCTTCGACGACTACTCCACCGCCAAGGTGCGCATGGAGGTCATCGGCGGCGAGCCCGTCGCCACCGTGCACACGGCCATGGCGGAAGTCGGCCAGGGCGGAGTCACCGTCCACGCGCAGATCGCCCGCACCGAGCTGGGCGTCACCCAGGTGACCATCCACCCGGCGGACACCCAGGTCGGCAGCGCCGGCTCGACGTCCGCGTCGCGGCAGACGTACGTCACCGGCGGCGCCGTGAAGAACTCCTGCGAACTCGTCCGCGAGAAGGTCCTGGAGATCGGGCGCCGCAAGTTCGGCTCCTACCACCCGGCCTGGGCGACGGCGGAGCTGCTCCTTGAGGGCGGCAAGGTCGTCACCGACGGCGGCGAAGTGCTCGCCGACCTGGTCGACGTGCTCGAAGACGAGAGCGTCGAGGTCGAGGCCGAGTGGCGGCACCGTCCGACCGAGGCCTTCGACCTGCGCACCGGCCAGGGCTTCGGCCACGTCCAGTACTCCTTCGCCGCGCACCGCGCCGTCGTCGAGGTCGACACCGAGCTCGGCCTGGTCAAGGTCATCGAACTGGCCTGCGCCCAGGACGTCGGCAAGGCGCTCAACCCGCTGTCCGTCCTGGGCCAGATCCAGGGCGGCACCCTCCAGGGCATGGGCATCGCGGTGATGGAGGAGATCGTCGTCGACCCCAAGACCGCGAAGGTCAGGAACCCGTCCTTCACGGACTACCTGCTCCCGACCATCCTCGACACGCCGATCATCCCGGTCGACGTGCTCGAACTCGCCGACGACCACGCCCCGTACGGGCTGCGCGGCGTCGGCGAGGCCCCCACCCTGTCGTCGACCCCGGCCGTCCTCGCGGCGATCCGGAACGCGACCGGGCTGGAGCTCAACCGAACGCCGGTACGGCCCGAACACCTCACGGGCACGCAACCCTCCGGGGGTTGA
- a CDS encoding (2Fe-2S)-binding protein, producing MRVNFTVNGRPQEADDVWEGESLLYVLRERLGLPGSKNACEQGECGSCTVRLDGVPVCSCLVAAGQVEGREVVTVEGLADFAKQRAEGGGCATGACGTSLNDAQQWAAKGQDSQTGEGTELSPIQQAFIDAGAVQCGFCTPGLLVAADEMLERNPNPTDADIREALSGNLCRCTGYEKIMDAVRLAAARQGEAV from the coding sequence ATGCGCGTCAACTTCACTGTCAACGGACGTCCGCAGGAAGCCGACGACGTGTGGGAGGGCGAGAGCCTGCTGTACGTGCTGCGCGAGCGGCTCGGTCTGCCGGGGTCCAAGAACGCCTGTGAGCAGGGCGAGTGCGGGTCCTGCACGGTCCGGCTGGATGGTGTGCCGGTGTGTTCGTGCCTCGTCGCCGCCGGGCAGGTCGAGGGCCGTGAGGTCGTCACCGTCGAGGGCCTGGCCGACTTCGCCAAGCAGCGTGCCGAGGGCGGCGGTTGTGCCACCGGAGCCTGCGGCACCTCGCTGAACGACGCCCAGCAGTGGGCCGCCAAGGGCCAGGACTCCCAGACCGGTGAGGGCACCGAACTCTCCCCGATCCAGCAGGCGTTCATCGACGCCGGCGCGGTCCAGTGCGGGTTCTGCACCCCGGGTCTGCTGGTCGCCGCCGACGAGATGCTGGAGCGCAACCCGAACCCCACCGACGCGGACATCCGCGAGGCGCTCTCGGGCAACCTGTGCCGCTGCACCGGCTACGAGAAGATCATGGACGCGGTCCGCCTCGCGGCCGCCCGGCAGGGAGAGGCGGTCTGA
- a CDS encoding FAD binding domain-containing protein, which yields MDFLRPASWEEALAAKAEHPTAVPIAGGTDVMVEINFDHRRPEYLLDLNRIGDLYEWEAGEESVRLGASVPYTEIMEHLRAELPGLALASHTVASPQIRNRGGVGGNLGTASPAGDAHPALLAAGAEVEVESVRGSRRIPIDAFYTGVKRNALAADELIRAVHIKKADGPQQYSKVGTRNAMVIAVCAFGLALHPETRTVRTGIGSAAPTPIRAEAAEEFLNAALEEGGFWDNGKIITPSVAKQFAELCSGACNPIDDVRGTASYRRHAVGVMARRTLTWTWESYRGERRLTEGAA from the coding sequence ATGGACTTCCTTCGCCCCGCCAGTTGGGAGGAGGCGCTCGCCGCGAAGGCCGAGCACCCCACCGCTGTGCCGATTGCGGGTGGCACCGATGTGATGGTCGAGATCAACTTCGACCACCGTCGGCCCGAGTACCTCCTCGACCTGAACCGCATCGGTGACCTCTACGAGTGGGAGGCCGGCGAGGAGAGCGTGCGGCTCGGGGCCTCCGTGCCGTACACCGAGATCATGGAGCACCTGCGCGCCGAGCTGCCGGGCCTGGCCCTCGCCTCGCACACGGTCGCCTCCCCGCAGATCCGCAACCGCGGCGGCGTCGGCGGCAACCTCGGCACCGCCTCCCCGGCCGGCGACGCCCACCCCGCCCTGCTGGCGGCAGGCGCCGAGGTCGAGGTCGAGTCGGTGCGCGGGTCCCGTCGTATTCCGATCGACGCGTTCTACACCGGCGTGAAGCGCAACGCGCTCGCCGCCGACGAGCTGATCCGGGCCGTGCACATCAAGAAGGCCGACGGACCGCAGCAGTACTCCAAGGTCGGCACCCGCAACGCCATGGTCATCGCGGTGTGCGCCTTCGGGCTCGCGCTGCACCCCGAGACGCGGACCGTCCGCACCGGCATCGGCTCGGCCGCCCCGACGCCGATCCGGGCCGAGGCTGCCGAGGAGTTCCTGAACGCGGCGCTCGAAGAGGGCGGCTTCTGGGACAACGGCAAGATCATCACCCCGTCGGTCGCCAAGCAGTTCGCCGAGCTGTGCTCGGGCGCCTGCAACCCGATCGACGACGTCCGGGGCACGGCGAGCTACCGCCGGCACGCGGTCGGCGTCATGGCCCGCCGCACGCTGACCTGGACCTGGGAGTCGTACCGCGGCGAGCGCCGCCTCACGGAGGGAGCCGCGTAA
- a CDS encoding PucR family transcriptional regulator: protein MRLRALLETDALGLKLLGGEDELDRTVRGVMTTDLRDPSRYLSGGELVLTGLAWRRNAADSDPFVRILVQAGVAALAAGEAELGDIPDDLVVACARHRLPLFAVHESVAFATVTEHVVRQVSGERAGDLAAVVDRHRRMMTSGPAGGGPDVVLDLLGSDLDLRAWVMSPTGRLIAGSKVGGPALPVEVCARLAAEHLAATRTGRRGPHRSTLGTTTYSLFPIRSSGRTPQGARDVRETLLSDWLLAVEADAGDWPEERLDLLQGVTQLIAVERDRRDAARTVRRRLAQEVLELVQTGAAPAEIAARLRVAAPVLLPGLGAAPHWQVVVARVEWEDGDIEAGPIAQSLLEEILVDPVATGPEPSDRIAVAHTGDEAIALVPLPAVSSEHDGSEAGILADALLDSVRDPLAAGLDGDGRVTLGVSAAVHSAEGLRGALEEARHARRVAAARPGRVCAAGHQELASHVLLLPFVPDDVRRAFTARLLDPLRDYDRRHRAELIPTLEAFLDCDGSWTRCATRLHLHVNTLRYRVGRIEQLTSRDLSRLEDKLDFFLALRMS, encoded by the coding sequence ATGCGGCTGCGCGCACTGCTGGAAACGGACGCGCTGGGCCTCAAGCTGCTCGGCGGCGAGGACGAGCTGGACCGCACCGTGCGCGGGGTGATGACCACCGACCTCCGGGACCCCAGCCGCTATCTGTCCGGCGGGGAGCTGGTGCTCACCGGGCTGGCCTGGCGTCGGAACGCCGCGGACTCGGACCCTTTCGTGCGGATCCTCGTACAGGCCGGGGTCGCGGCCCTCGCGGCCGGTGAGGCCGAGCTGGGCGACATCCCCGACGACCTGGTGGTGGCCTGCGCCCGGCACCGTCTGCCGCTGTTCGCGGTGCACGAGTCGGTGGCGTTCGCGACGGTCACCGAGCATGTCGTTCGGCAGGTGAGCGGCGAGCGCGCCGGGGACCTCGCGGCCGTCGTCGACCGGCACCGCCGGATGATGACCTCGGGCCCGGCGGGCGGCGGCCCGGACGTGGTCCTGGATCTGCTCGGCTCGGACCTGGACCTGCGGGCGTGGGTGATGTCGCCGACGGGCCGGCTCATCGCGGGCTCCAAGGTCGGGGGCCCGGCCCTGCCCGTCGAGGTGTGCGCGAGGCTGGCGGCGGAGCATCTGGCGGCCACCCGCACCGGCCGCCGCGGCCCGCACCGGTCGACCCTCGGCACCACCACGTACTCCCTCTTCCCGATCCGCAGCAGCGGCCGCACCCCGCAGGGCGCGCGGGATGTGCGCGAGACGCTGCTGTCGGACTGGCTGCTGGCCGTGGAGGCGGACGCGGGCGACTGGCCCGAGGAGCGGCTCGACCTCCTCCAGGGCGTCACCCAGCTCATCGCGGTCGAACGGGACCGCCGGGACGCGGCGCGCACGGTCCGCCGCCGCCTCGCCCAGGAGGTCCTGGAGCTGGTCCAGACGGGCGCGGCGCCCGCGGAGATCGCCGCGCGCCTGCGGGTCGCGGCACCGGTCCTGCTGCCCGGCCTCGGGGCGGCGCCGCACTGGCAGGTGGTGGTCGCGCGGGTCGAGTGGGAGGACGGCGACATCGAGGCGGGTCCGATCGCGCAGTCCCTCCTGGAGGAGATCCTGGTGGACCCGGTGGCGACGGGGCCCGAACCGTCCGACCGCATCGCCGTCGCCCACACGGGCGACGAGGCGATCGCCCTGGTGCCGCTCCCGGCGGTCTCGTCGGAGCACGACGGCTCGGAGGCCGGCATCCTCGCGGACGCCCTCCTCGACTCGGTGCGCGACCCGCTCGCCGCGGGCCTGGACGGCGACGGCCGGGTCACGCTCGGTGTCAGCGCGGCGGTGCACTCGGCGGAGGGCCTGCGCGGCGCCCTGGAGGAGGCCCGCCACGCCCGCCGGGTGGCGGCGGCGCGCCCGGGCCGGGTCTGCGCGGCGGGCCACCAGGAGCTGGCCTCCCATGTGCTCCTGCTGCCGTTCGTCCCCGACGACGTGCGCAGGGCCTTCACGGCCCGCCTCCTCGACCCGCTGCGCGACTACGACCGCCGCCACCGGGCCGAGCTGATCCCCACCCTCGAGGCGTTCCTGGACTGCGACGGCTCCTGGACCCGCTGTGCGACCCGTCTCCACCTGCACGTCAACACACTGCGCTACCGCGTGGGCAGGATCGAGCAGTTGACGAGTCGGGACCTCTCCCGCCTGGAGGACAAGCTGGATTTCTTCTTGGCATTGCGGATGAGTTGA
- a CDS encoding GntR family transcriptional regulator, giving the protein MRQGAQGSAVTGNPEGRTDVPRVPVQGRAAEVRQAQGDPAVSARGEHTHSEPPMPRPPMPRPLVQRASVRGQILDALRTALVTGELTPGAVYSAPALGERFGVSATPVREAMQQLALEGAVEVVPNRGFRVVERGARELAELAEVRALIEVPVMLRLARTVAAERWAELRPLAEATVRAAATGCRATYAESDRTFHRAVLSLCGNEQLVQVADDLHRRAQWPLVRPPGRGNADLIADATEHTTLLDALIARDLDVVRSLAGEHFTTAH; this is encoded by the coding sequence GTGAGGCAGGGCGCGCAGGGCTCCGCGGTGACGGGGAATCCGGAGGGCCGTACGGATGTGCCGCGGGTGCCGGTGCAGGGACGGGCCGCCGAGGTGCGGCAGGCCCAGGGTGACCCGGCGGTGTCGGCTCGTGGTGAGCACACGCACAGTGAGCCGCCGATGCCGCGGCCGCCTATGCCGCGCCCGCTGGTGCAGCGGGCCTCGGTGCGCGGGCAGATCCTGGACGCCCTGCGTACGGCGCTGGTCACCGGTGAGCTGACGCCCGGGGCGGTCTACTCGGCCCCCGCGCTCGGCGAGCGGTTCGGGGTCTCGGCGACGCCGGTGCGCGAGGCCATGCAGCAGCTCGCCCTGGAGGGCGCGGTCGAGGTCGTGCCCAATCGGGGGTTCCGGGTCGTCGAGCGCGGGGCCCGGGAGCTGGCGGAACTGGCCGAGGTGCGGGCGCTGATCGAGGTGCCGGTGATGCTGCGGCTCGCGCGCACGGTCGCCGCCGAACGGTGGGCGGAGCTGCGGCCGTTGGCGGAGGCGACGGTGCGAGCGGCGGCCACGGGCTGCCGGGCGACGTACGCGGAGTCGGACCGCACCTTCCATCGCGCGGTGCTGTCGCTCTGCGGCAACGAACAGCTCGTCCAGGTCGCCGACGACCTCCACCGGCGGGCCCAGTGGCCCCTGGTGAGGCCCCCGGGCCGGGGCAACGCCGACCTGATCGCGGACGCGACGGAGCACACCACCCTGCTGGACGCACTGATCGCCAGGGACCTGGACGTGGTGCGGTCACTGGCGGGAGAGCACTTCACCACCGCCCACTGA
- a CDS encoding (2Fe-2S)-binding protein: MPVPPSALADAYTRLAEVFPGLEITQPPAGRPVPRHGGWVAAADLADGATALDAFLAWDDTQIRRDYGQPARPDVVAGFGLHRYAWPVCLLITVPWFLLRRVPRFPVTHVSYDRTAPGLPMGRLAARPTTFACLPDDPAAILPGARVAPDEEALRAEVRAAVAEHLEPVLAGFGPRMRRRGRALWGMATDEIVEGLWYVAHLFGDGEQDRARRELELLLPGATKPYVGSAAFRELTGPNGESLPTRDRASCCMFYTLRPEDTCATCPRTCDADRITRLVAAAG, from the coding sequence ATGCCCGTGCCCCCTTCGGCCCTCGCAGACGCCTACACCCGTCTCGCCGAGGTCTTCCCGGGGCTCGAGATCACCCAGCCGCCCGCCGGTCGGCCGGTGCCCCGGCACGGGGGCTGGGTCGCCGCGGCCGACCTCGCGGACGGCGCCACCGCCCTCGACGCCTTCCTGGCCTGGGACGACACACAGATACGACGCGACTACGGACAGCCGGCCCGGCCCGATGTCGTCGCCGGCTTCGGACTGCATCGCTACGCCTGGCCCGTCTGTCTGCTGATCACCGTGCCCTGGTTCCTGCTGCGCCGCGTCCCGCGCTTCCCCGTGACGCATGTCTCCTACGACCGCACGGCCCCCGGACTCCCGATGGGCCGCCTGGCGGCCCGCCCCACCACCTTCGCCTGCCTCCCCGACGACCCGGCCGCCATCCTGCCCGGCGCCAGGGTCGCCCCCGACGAGGAGGCTCTGCGCGCCGAGGTGCGCGCGGCCGTCGCCGAGCACCTCGAACCCGTCCTGGCCGGCTTCGGCCCGCGCATGCGGCGACGCGGCCGCGCACTGTGGGGCATGGCGACCGACGAGATCGTCGAGGGGCTGTGGTACGTCGCCCACCTCTTCGGCGACGGCGAGCAGGACCGGGCGCGGCGCGAGCTGGAGCTGCTGCTGCCGGGCGCGACGAAGCCGTACGTCGGCTCGGCCGCCTTCCGCGAGCTGACCGGCCCGAACGGCGAGTCGCTGCCCACCCGCGACCGGGCGAGCTGCTGCATGTTCTACACACTGCGCCCCGAGGACACCTGCGCGACCTGCCCGCGCACCTGCGACGCGGACCGGATCACCAGGCTGGTGGCCGCCGCCGGTTGA
- a CDS encoding DUF2637 domain-containing protein, translating into MRLTDISLNWLLPGAVLLLGLLAAIAVLRRGKTAGKDTSADDSWERSEERRRRKEAIYGTVSYVLLFCCAAVAAALSFHGLVGFGEQNLGLTNGWQYLVPFGLDGAAMFCSVLAVREASHGDAALGSRILVWTFAFAAAWFNWVHAPRGIGHDGAPHFFAGMSLSAAVLFDRALKQTRRAALREQGLVPRPLPQIRIVRWLRAPRETYKAWSLMLLEGVRSLDEAVDEVREDKRQKDESRLRRRDQQRMERAQLKAISRGHRGFIGRGAGRQVETQALERAASAQVTAEPAISAPEQLPVRSRPSLQPVRTGSEPVTVDLTSEDDTMALPRLDSLERKLKDLEQQFG; encoded by the coding sequence ATGAGATTGACCGACATATCGCTGAACTGGCTGCTTCCGGGCGCCGTCCTGCTCCTGGGCCTGCTGGCGGCGATAGCGGTGCTCCGGCGCGGAAAGACCGCGGGGAAGGACACGAGCGCGGACGACTCGTGGGAGCGCAGCGAGGAGCGCCGTAGGCGCAAGGAGGCCATATACGGCACCGTCTCCTACGTCCTGCTGTTCTGCTGTGCGGCGGTGGCCGCGGCACTCTCCTTCCATGGCCTGGTCGGCTTCGGTGAGCAGAACCTCGGCCTCACCAACGGCTGGCAGTACCTCGTGCCGTTCGGCCTCGACGGCGCGGCCATGTTCTGCTCCGTGCTCGCCGTGCGGGAGGCCAGCCACGGCGACGCGGCGCTCGGCTCCCGGATACTCGTGTGGACGTTCGCCTTCGCCGCGGCCTGGTTCAACTGGGTGCACGCGCCCAGGGGCATCGGCCACGACGGCGCCCCGCACTTCTTCGCGGGCATGTCCCTGTCCGCGGCGGTGCTGTTCGACCGGGCCCTGAAGCAGACCCGCCGGGCCGCCCTGCGCGAGCAGGGCCTGGTGCCGAGGCCGCTGCCGCAGATCCGGATCGTGCGCTGGCTGCGGGCGCCCCGCGAGACCTACAAGGCCTGGTCGCTGATGCTCCTGGAGGGCGTGCGCAGCCTGGACGAGGCCGTCGACGAGGTCCGCGAGGACAAGCGGCAGAAGGACGAGAGCCGCCTGCGCCGGCGCGACCAGCAGCGCATGGAGCGTGCGCAGTTGAAGGCCATCAGCCGGGGCCACCGCGGCTTCATCGGCCGCGGCGCCGGACGACAGGTCGAGACGCAGGCTCTGGAGCGCGCCGCCTCGGCCCAAGTCACCGCGGAGCCTGCCATATCCGCGCCGGAGCAGCTGCCCGTACGGTCGCGTCCCTCGCTGCAGCCCGTACGCACCGGTTCTGAGCCGGTCACCGTCGACCTCACTTCGGAGGACGACACAATGGCGCTGCCGCGCCTCGACTCGCTGGAGCGCAAGCTCAAGGATCTTGAGCAGCAGTTCGGCTGA